In a genomic window of Oncorhynchus keta strain PuntledgeMale-10-30-2019 unplaced genomic scaffold, Oket_V2 Un_contig_16100_pilon_pilon, whole genome shotgun sequence:
- the LOC127919248 gene encoding taste receptor type 2 member 1-like: MTRITMDDLSVKIVNGPLTILNIFANIFFAFCMLCPPHGREGLKQPMKLLLGSMVFCTTVYLVSLIAAQCLWMISASSECFYAAYLTMVYMASTSMSTSVWLNFFYYSQIVPAQRALFTWVKRNIKSIIYWGLFGDRMFFMFQFAVRAAGEFYSSGEGPSNTTGFTSTYATPQDNAAFLKDVLLDISTTSLFLEMIYVFFCLCVMVGSSCVTVCYLHRHMKSMKEIGSPFSSPRLHSQMRVTIAGILQGILFFFTAVWIFIHYFSNVLSSTYFDDKTLYTVISLYMFGTTLNLGIGQAVFRQRAADICLKAQQAVKSLKP; this comes from the coding sequence ATGACACGTATAACGATGGACGACTTGTCTGTGAAAATAGTCAACGGACCACTCACCATACTAAACATCTTTGCAAACATATTTTTTGCTTTCTGCATGCTCTGTCCACCGCACGGCAGAGAGGGACTCAAACAGCCCATGAAGTTACTGCTGGGATCTATGGTATTCTGTACCACTGtctacctggtctctctcatTGCAGCACAATGCTTGTGGATGATCTCTGCCAGTTCTGAGTGTTTCTATGCTGCTTATCTAACAATGGTGTACATGGCATCAACCAGCATGTCAACATCTGTATGGCTGAATTTCTTCTACTACTCCCAGATCGTCCCTGCCCAGCGAGCTCTCTTCACCTGGGTGAAGAGGAACATCAAAAGCATCATCTACTGGGGCCTATTTGGAGACAGGATGTTCTTTATGTTTCAATTTGCTGTGAGGGCTGCAGGAGAATTTTATTCCTCAGGAGAGGGGCCTTCTAATACCACAGGTTTCACATCAACTTATGCCACTCCACAAGATAATGCTGCCTTTCTAAAAGATGTCCTGCTTGACATATCGACAACAAGTCTGTTTTTGGAAATGATCTACGTCTTTTTTTGCCTCTGTGTGATGGTGGGGTCAAGCTGTGTCACGGTGTGCTACCTGCACAGACACATGAAGAGCATGAAAGAGATCGGCagccccttctcctctccccgaCTGCACAGTCAGATGAGGGTCACCATCGCCGGTATCCTGCAGGGAATTCTCTTCTTCTTTACAGCAGTGTGGATTTTCATTCATTACTTTAGCAACGTTCTTTCCTCAACATACTTTGACGATAAAACCTTGTACACAGtaatctctctctacatgttcgGCACCACTTTAAATCTGGGCATCGGTCAAGCTGTTTTCCGACAAAGGGCTGCTGATATTTGTCTCAAAGCCCAACAGGCTGTAAAATCATTGAAGCCATGA